The proteins below come from a single Psychrobacter sp. FDAARGOS_221 genomic window:
- the iscU gene encoding Fe-S cluster assembly scaffold IscU, which translates to MAYSNKVIDHYENPRNVGNLDKDAKNVGTGMVGAPACGDVMRLQIQVDDNGIIEDARFKTYGCGSAIASSSLVTEWLKGKTLDQAEEIKNKHIAEELALPPVKVHCSVLAEDAIKAAITDYRTKSGQVTDADA; encoded by the coding sequence ATGGCTTATAGTAATAAAGTAATTGATCATTATGAGAATCCACGCAACGTTGGTAACTTAGACAAAGACGCCAAAAACGTTGGTACCGGTATGGTCGGTGCACCAGCTTGTGGTGATGTGATGCGCCTGCAGATCCAAGTTGATGACAATGGCATCATCGAAGACGCGCGTTTTAAAACTTATGGTTGTGGTTCAGCCATTGCTTCAAGCTCTCTAGTGACCGAGTGGCTAAAAGGCAAAACACTTGACCAAGCTGAAGAAATTAAAAACAAACACATTGCTGAAGAATTGGCTCTACCTCCAGTGAAAGTTCACTGCTCAGTATTAGCTGAAGACGCTATTAAAGCAGCCATCACTGACTACCGTACTAAGAGCGGCCAAGTAACTGACGCTGACGCCTAA
- a CDS encoding HU family DNA-binding protein has product MNKSELVDSIAEKSGLNKTQAADALNAMMESVGEALENNDTISLVGFGTFSVKERKARTGRNPKTGAELQIPASRVPHFKAGKGLKDRLN; this is encoded by the coding sequence ATGAATAAATCAGAATTGGTTGATAGCATTGCTGAAAAAAGCGGTCTTAACAAAACTCAAGCTGCTGACGCTTTAAATGCTATGATGGAAAGTGTTGGTGAAGCGCTAGAAAACAATGACACAATTTCATTGGTAGGTTTTGGTACATTCAGCGTAAAAGAGCGTAAAGCACGCACTGGCCGTAACCCTAAAACTGGTGCTGAGTTACAAATTCCAGCAAGCCGCGTACCACATTTCAAAGCAGGTAAAGGTCTTAAAGATCGTTTAAACTAA
- the purH gene encoding bifunctional phosphoribosylaminoimidazolecarboxamide formyltransferase/IMP cyclohydrolase, which yields MSDKPYALISVSDKSNVESFAKGLIEAGYDLLSTGGTYRLLSENGIAVTEVADYTGFAEMMDGRVKTLHPKIHGGILGRRGQDDAVMSEHGIRPIDLVVVNLYPFAQTVAKPDVTKADAIENIDIGGPTMVRSAAKNHEHVAIVTSPADYDAILQELKQSGSLSQQTRFDLAVKAFEHTAQYDGMIANFLGSRLQSFDEPEDFSRTFNLQLQKAQDLRYGENPHQKAAFYVETNGSGEGSISTAQQHQGKELSYNNIADTDAALECVKSFSESACVIVKHANPCGVAIDADQTQAYKTAFSTDPESSFGGIIAFNRPLSVKTAQAIVDTQFAEVIIAPSLEEGVLEVTAKKKNVRVLTCGQLPDPQQRAPQLDYKRVTGGLLVQNQDLGLIGIDDLKVVTDLQPTAEQMNDLLFTWTVAKYVKSNAIVYGKDQRTVGIGAGQMSRVNSARIAAIKAEHANLTTQGAVMASDAFFPFRDGIDNAAEVGIKAIIQPGGSIRDDETIAAANEHGIAMVFTGMRHFRH from the coding sequence ATGTCTGATAAGCCGTACGCTCTTATTTCTGTTTCTGATAAATCAAACGTCGAAAGCTTTGCAAAAGGCCTGATTGAAGCAGGATACGACCTATTATCTACCGGTGGCACTTATCGCCTACTATCTGAAAATGGCATCGCCGTTACAGAAGTTGCCGATTACACAGGCTTTGCCGAAATGATGGATGGCCGTGTTAAAACATTGCATCCAAAAATTCATGGCGGTATTTTAGGTCGCCGTGGTCAAGATGATGCTGTTATGAGCGAACATGGTATTCGCCCTATTGACCTAGTGGTCGTTAACCTATATCCATTCGCACAAACGGTTGCTAAGCCTGATGTCACCAAAGCAGATGCTATTGAGAACATCGATATTGGTGGCCCAACCATGGTTCGTTCAGCAGCTAAGAACCATGAGCATGTTGCCATTGTTACTAGCCCAGCCGACTATGACGCTATCTTACAAGAGCTAAAACAGTCTGGTAGCTTATCGCAGCAAACTCGCTTTGACCTAGCAGTTAAAGCGTTTGAGCACACGGCTCAATATGACGGCATGATTGCTAACTTCTTAGGCAGCCGCTTACAATCATTTGATGAGCCTGAAGACTTTTCACGTACCTTCAACCTACAGCTGCAAAAAGCACAAGACTTACGCTACGGTGAAAACCCACATCAAAAAGCCGCTTTCTATGTTGAGACCAATGGTTCAGGCGAAGGCAGTATCTCAACTGCTCAGCAGCATCAAGGTAAAGAGCTGTCATATAACAACATCGCGGATACTGACGCCGCTTTAGAGTGTGTTAAATCATTTAGCGAATCAGCCTGTGTGATTGTTAAACATGCCAACCCTTGTGGTGTTGCGATTGATGCAGATCAGACTCAAGCCTACAAAACTGCCTTTAGCACAGACCCTGAGTCTTCTTTTGGTGGCATTATCGCCTTTAACCGTCCTCTAAGTGTAAAAACGGCTCAGGCCATTGTTGATACACAGTTTGCAGAAGTCATTATTGCACCAAGCCTAGAAGAAGGTGTGCTAGAAGTCACTGCGAAGAAGAAAAACGTACGCGTTCTGACTTGTGGCCAGCTACCTGACCCACAACAGCGTGCACCTCAGTTAGACTACAAACGTGTCACTGGCGGCTTATTAGTCCAAAACCAAGATTTAGGTTTAATCGGTATTGATGACCTTAAAGTAGTCACTGACCTACAGCCTACAGCGGAACAAATGAATGATTTATTATTCACCTGGACCGTAGCGAAATACGTTAAATCTAACGCCATCGTCTATGGTAAAGATCAGCGTACCGTTGGTATCGGTGCTGGTCAGATGAGCCGTGTTAACTCAGCACGCATTGCAGCGATTAAAGCAGAGCATGCGAATCTAACCACTCAAGGTGCGGTGATGGCTTCTGATGCCTTCTTCCCATTCAGAGATGGTATCGATAATGCGGCTGAAGTCGGTATCAAAGCCATTATTCAGCCAGGTGGCTCTATCCGTGATGATGAGACCATTGCCGCTGCTAACGAACATGGCATCGCTATGGTATTTACCGGTATGCGTCATTTCCGTCACTAA
- a CDS encoding tetratricopeptide repeat protein, whose protein sequence is MNQLRQGQLSAAQSTFTRAQRLAPQSSAVYFYLSQVALKQNQPLKAEAMARRGLVVAQSSARKKALWQLVLMAAQDQGNTRVINEARAALAQF, encoded by the coding sequence GTGAATCAGCTGCGCCAAGGTCAGCTAAGTGCTGCGCAAAGCACTTTTACTCGTGCACAGCGTTTGGCACCGCAATCGTCAGCGGTTTATTTCTATTTAAGTCAGGTTGCGTTAAAACAAAACCAACCGTTAAAAGCGGAAGCCATGGCCCGCCGTGGCTTGGTCGTGGCTCAGTCATCAGCGCGGAAAAAGGCCTTATGGCAACTGGTATTGATGGCAGCACAAGATCAAGGCAATACCCGTGTTATTAACGAAGCAAGAGCTGCACTGGCTCAGTTTTGA
- a CDS encoding IscS subfamily cysteine desulfurase, translating into MSNSNRPIYLDYAATTPVDPQVAKKMSDYMTFDGMFGNPASRSHGYGWQAEEAVENARQQIADLINADPREIVFTSGATESDNLAIKGAAHFYQSRGKHIITSKIEHKAVLDTCRQLEQEGFEITYIEPEKSTGLILPEQVKEALREDTILVSLMMVNNELGTVTDVAAIGEITREAGVIFHVDAAQAAGKLPIDLEQMKVDLMSFSGHKIYGPKGIGALYVRRKPRVRLRAEQHGGGHERGMRSGTLATHQIVGMGEAFAIAAERLQQDHEHAQKLHDKLWNGIQDIEEIYLNGDAENSIPNIVNISFNFVEGESLMMSLKDMAVSSGSACTSATLEPSYVLRAIGRSDELAHSSIRFSFGRYTTEEDIDVILAQIHEAVDKLRDLSPLWDMYKDGVDLDSVEWTEH; encoded by the coding sequence ATGAGTAACTCAAATCGTCCAATCTATCTAGACTATGCCGCCACCACTCCAGTCGATCCACAAGTGGCTAAGAAAATGTCAGACTACATGACATTTGATGGCATGTTCGGCAACCCAGCATCACGCTCACACGGTTATGGTTGGCAGGCAGAAGAAGCCGTTGAAAATGCACGTCAACAAATTGCTGATTTAATCAATGCCGACCCACGTGAAATTGTTTTCACATCAGGCGCAACTGAGTCAGACAACCTTGCTATTAAAGGTGCCGCTCATTTCTACCAAAGCCGTGGTAAACATATCATTACCAGTAAAATCGAACACAAAGCAGTGTTAGATACTTGCCGTCAATTAGAGCAAGAAGGCTTTGAAATTACCTATATCGAACCTGAAAAAAGCACAGGTCTTATTTTACCTGAACAAGTAAAAGAAGCGCTTCGTGAAGACACCATCTTAGTATCATTAATGATGGTAAATAACGAGCTAGGTACAGTGACTGATGTTGCTGCTATCGGCGAGATTACTCGTGAAGCTGGCGTTATTTTCCACGTAGATGCGGCGCAAGCTGCTGGCAAGTTACCAATCGACCTTGAACAGATGAAAGTAGACTTAATGAGCTTCTCAGGTCACAAGATCTATGGTCCAAAAGGTATCGGTGCTTTATATGTACGCCGTAAGCCACGTGTTCGTCTACGTGCTGAGCAACATGGCGGTGGTCACGAGCGCGGTATGCGTTCAGGTACACTAGCGACTCACCAAATCGTTGGTATGGGTGAAGCATTTGCTATCGCTGCTGAACGCTTACAACAAGATCATGAACACGCTCAGAAGCTACATGACAAGTTATGGAATGGCATCCAAGATATCGAAGAGATCTACTTAAACGGTGATGCTGAAAACAGTATTCCAAATATCGTCAACATCAGCTTTAACTTTGTTGAAGGTGAATCACTGATGATGTCATTAAAAGACATGGCGGTATCTTCAGGATCTGCATGTACGTCAGCAACACTTGAGCCATCATATGTACTACGTGCTATCGGTCGCTCAGACGAATTGGCACACAGCTCGATTCGCTTTAGCTTCGGCCGTTACACTACTGAAGAAGATATCGATGTTATCTTAGCTCAAATTCATGAAGCGGTAGATAAACTAAGAGATTTGTCTCCACTATGGGACATGTATAAAGACGGTGTCGATTTAGATTCTGTTGAGTGGACTGAACACTAA
- the mrcB gene encoding penicillin-binding protein 1B encodes MHHNPSSNKLQQTHSKKHPTNTPPNPEQQRGSVVSFLLLIIIIVGMLVLAMYLIKQDRVITTKFEGKRWNIPAKVYSQPLELYQGAPLTTKNLDTWLDLLNYKSSSNYDRTGTYNKSSGQYIIHTRGFSYSANDVDPEQVIKIKIQDSKVVSIQSTQPNDTGIVRIEPATIGGIYPDNNEDRIVLPISEIPQPLIDALIATEDRSFYQHKGVSIKGIGRAIYNNLQGGSMQGGSTITQQLVKNFFLSSDRTLKRKANEAVMSLLLELHYDKNEILQTYLNEINLGQNGNRSINGFGLAAQFYFNQPLKELRLDQQAMLVGLAKGTSYYNPRRNPERALERRNTVLANMLTTGKIDQATYDEAIAQPLDVVAKPSTGKSLFPDFMDVVKRELQNNYHAEDLKNEGLKVFTTMDPIAQLAADAAVDKQLKSLRNRSSKTKSLQAALVSANPSSGELVAVVGSGSEFTGFNRAVDAKRQVGSLLKPFIYMQAIESGKYNLASPVNDNPVTLSMPDGSTWSPKNYDGRDHGYVPLLTALSKSYNQAAVNTGVEFGVSPFINQMHRLGITEEIPTYPSIFLGSVELSPMQVLGMYQVMAAGGFRTPLISIRSVVDNRGQILQRSGLDTKRSIAPDVNYVTNYGLQEVVRSGTATSIKSLGSKLNLAGKTGTTNDYRDAWFAGYSGNYVSVVWVGRDDNQPISLSGGSGALPVWKDYMNRLRLTPVELMQPDSVEWLWLETGTGKLSHESCEGARFVPVLSKYLPEEASECALNIYQQEQERQRLQWFRNQHKGLLDQSRQLDDDAEVEGLPEGEGISQSEASESQPVEREDNNDSNDRNDTWYNKALEWF; translated from the coding sequence GTGCATCACAACCCATCAAGCAACAAGCTGCAGCAAACACACTCAAAAAAACACCCCACCAATACCCCACCAAATCCTGAACAACAACGTGGTTCGGTGGTTAGCTTTTTGCTGCTCATCATTATTATAGTGGGCATGCTCGTCTTAGCCATGTATCTGATTAAGCAAGACAGAGTGATTACTACTAAGTTTGAAGGTAAGCGCTGGAACATTCCGGCCAAGGTTTACTCACAACCATTAGAGCTGTATCAAGGCGCACCACTGACCACTAAAAACCTAGATACCTGGCTAGATCTGCTCAATTACAAATCCAGCTCAAATTATGATCGTACCGGCACCTATAATAAGTCGTCTGGTCAGTATATCATTCATACCCGTGGATTTAGTTATAGCGCCAATGATGTTGATCCTGAACAAGTGATTAAGATTAAAATTCAGGACTCTAAAGTTGTCAGTATCCAAAGCACTCAGCCCAATGATACAGGTATTGTGCGCATTGAGCCGGCAACCATCGGTGGCATCTATCCTGATAATAATGAAGACCGTATTGTATTGCCAATCTCAGAGATTCCTCAGCCCTTAATTGATGCTCTGATTGCGACTGAAGATCGCAGTTTTTATCAGCATAAAGGGGTATCAATCAAAGGCATTGGTCGCGCCATTTATAACAACCTGCAAGGCGGCTCGATGCAAGGTGGCTCAACTATCACTCAGCAATTGGTTAAAAACTTCTTTTTAAGCTCAGACCGTACCTTAAAGCGCAAAGCCAATGAAGCGGTAATGTCATTACTGCTTGAGCTGCATTACGATAAAAACGAAATTCTACAGACCTATTTAAATGAAATTAACTTAGGTCAAAATGGCAATCGCTCTATTAATGGCTTTGGTTTAGCTGCGCAGTTTTATTTTAATCAACCTTTAAAAGAGTTGCGTCTTGACCAGCAGGCGATGCTTGTTGGTCTGGCTAAAGGCACCAGTTATTACAACCCACGCCGTAACCCTGAGCGCGCGTTAGAAAGACGTAATACGGTATTGGCCAATATGCTAACCACTGGCAAAATTGATCAAGCAACCTACGATGAAGCCATTGCTCAGCCATTAGATGTGGTCGCAAAACCAAGTACAGGTAAAAGCCTATTCCCTGACTTTATGGATGTGGTTAAGCGCGAACTACAAAACAACTATCATGCTGAAGACTTAAAGAACGAAGGCCTTAAAGTCTTTACCACCATGGATCCGATTGCCCAGTTGGCTGCCGATGCCGCAGTAGATAAGCAGCTTAAATCACTGCGTAATCGCAGCAGCAAAACCAAGTCACTGCAAGCAGCTTTGGTGAGCGCCAATCCAAGCTCTGGTGAGCTGGTCGCTGTGGTCGGTAGTGGTAGTGAGTTTACTGGGTTCAACCGTGCTGTTGATGCCAAGCGTCAAGTGGGGTCATTACTGAAGCCATTCATTTATATGCAGGCCATTGAAAGTGGTAAATATAACCTTGCCAGCCCAGTCAATGACAACCCAGTGACTTTAAGTATGCCGGACGGCTCAACCTGGAGTCCAAAGAATTATGACGGACGTGATCATGGCTATGTGCCTTTATTAACCGCCTTGTCTAAGTCTTACAACCAAGCAGCGGTTAATACCGGCGTTGAATTTGGCGTGTCGCCATTTATCAATCAAATGCATCGTTTGGGTATTACAGAAGAGATACCGACCTACCCATCTATCTTCTTGGGATCGGTTGAGCTGAGCCCAATGCAAGTATTGGGTATGTATCAAGTAATGGCCGCTGGCGGCTTTAGAACGCCACTGATTAGTATTCGCTCTGTGGTTGATAATCGCGGTCAAATCCTACAACGCTCAGGATTAGACACCAAGCGCAGTATCGCTCCAGATGTGAACTATGTCACTAACTATGGCCTACAAGAAGTGGTGCGTAGTGGTACAGCGACCTCTATCAAATCACTGGGTAGCAAGTTGAATCTGGCAGGTAAAACTGGAACGACTAATGACTATCGTGATGCCTGGTTTGCCGGTTACAGTGGCAACTATGTGAGTGTGGTTTGGGTCGGTCGTGATGATAACCAGCCTATCAGTCTTAGCGGCGGCAGTGGTGCCTTGCCAGTATGGAAAGATTATATGAACCGCCTACGTTTAACACCAGTTGAGCTGATGCAGCCTGATAGTGTCGAATGGTTGTGGTTAGAGACTGGGACTGGCAAGCTGTCACACGAAAGCTGTGAAGGTGCGCGTTTTGTGCCAGTGCTTAGTAAGTACTTACCTGAAGAAGCCAGTGAGTGTGCGTTAAACATCTATCAACAAGAGCAAGAACGTCAACGCTTACAGTGGTTTAGAAATCAGCACAAAGGACTATTAGACCAAAGCCGTCAGTTAGATGACGATGCTGAAGTAGAAGGTTTGCCAGAAGGCGAAGGTATCTCACAATCAGAAGCATCTGAGTCTCAACCGGTTGAACGAGAGGATAATAATGACAGCAATGACCGCAATGACACTTGGTATAATAAAGCACTAGAATGGTTCTAA
- a CDS encoding SurA N-terminal domain-containing protein yields MESIRNFLKSWPGRIFLMLCLSPLAILGLESYFSGGTSVNEVAKVGEQSISRMDYQNSINTRRTELLEGGVEASAINTNVLNKEVLKSLINRALLRNQTEQLGMHVSDSVINNILLQDPQYLDQDGQFSNDRFAFALQQQGITKDQLFAEYRQQLNLMQLYASVAQTALYPEADINDLLALQLETRDAWVYRLPWEQFQDKVTVSQAEIENYYNEHKNDLNSLAMVDLSYIKLDPEALTVSPVTEDEIQAQYDAYKARFVGNYTQQISQILITGDKAQDTIKQLEQRIKDGEDFAALAKEYSADSVSAPKGGDIGTFNPDAFGEDGQKVAKAIESLSVGQVSAPVKTSFGYQLFKVTKMSGDDMPTLEQMREELTAQAERQKKEELIADKIMRINDMATDGVGIEEIAAQEELTVHKLKDYTKVNNQTELRQPAVIEAAFDDFTIQDESVSPSVKVNSGTLWVQPTNYRPVAPLTLAEATAQIKETLTKQKASELALVEAKRIMETVNDKGMSAASVTFSPLGKINRQNPLLTTEEKAMAFSQDTEGDKLLSVSDITDTGATVLVLGSIDKGSMKDVPQAELAQVMFDMRDTRGQEQFSDYIEYLRVSTPIKENEAVINEVGGL; encoded by the coding sequence ATGGAATCGATACGTAATTTTCTCAAAAGTTGGCCTGGAAGAATTTTCTTAATGCTGTGTCTATCGCCATTAGCGATACTGGGGCTGGAAAGTTATTTTAGTGGCGGAACAAGTGTTAATGAAGTGGCGAAAGTCGGCGAGCAATCTATTAGCCGTATGGACTATCAAAACAGCATCAATACTCGTCGAACAGAGTTGTTAGAAGGTGGTGTTGAAGCCAGTGCCATTAATACCAATGTATTAAACAAAGAAGTATTAAAAAGTTTGATTAACCGTGCCTTGTTGCGCAATCAAACTGAACAACTGGGTATGCACGTATCTGATAGCGTTATTAATAATATCTTGCTACAAGATCCACAGTACTTAGATCAAGATGGTCAGTTCTCAAACGATCGCTTTGCCTTTGCATTACAACAGCAGGGCATTACTAAAGATCAGTTATTCGCTGAGTATCGTCAGCAGTTAAACTTAATGCAGCTATACGCCAGTGTTGCTCAGACTGCCTTGTATCCTGAAGCGGATATCAATGATTTGTTAGCATTGCAGCTAGAGACACGTGATGCATGGGTCTACCGCCTGCCATGGGAGCAATTCCAAGACAAAGTGACTGTGTCGCAAGCTGAGATTGAAAACTATTATAATGAACATAAAAATGACTTAAATAGCTTAGCTATGGTTGACCTGTCTTACATTAAGCTGGATCCAGAAGCGTTGACGGTCAGTCCTGTGACAGAAGATGAGATTCAGGCTCAATATGATGCGTATAAAGCGCGCTTTGTTGGTAACTATACTCAGCAAATCAGCCAAATTTTGATTACAGGTGATAAGGCCCAAGATACCATCAAGCAACTTGAACAGCGTATCAAAGATGGCGAAGACTTTGCTGCATTGGCCAAGGAATATTCGGCAGACTCTGTCAGTGCCCCGAAAGGCGGTGATATTGGTACCTTCAACCCAGATGCATTCGGTGAAGACGGTCAAAAAGTTGCTAAAGCTATCGAATCGTTAAGTGTGGGTCAAGTTTCAGCTCCAGTAAAAACCAGCTTTGGTTATCAGTTATTTAAGGTCACCAAGATGTCTGGTGATGATATGCCAACGCTTGAACAGATGCGTGAAGAGTTAACGGCACAAGCTGAGCGTCAGAAAAAAGAAGAGCTGATCGCTGATAAAATCATGCGCATTAATGATATGGCGACCGATGGGGTGGGTATCGAAGAAATTGCCGCGCAAGAAGAGCTGACGGTACATAAGCTAAAAGATTATACCAAGGTTAATAATCAAACTGAGCTACGTCAGCCTGCGGTTATTGAAGCTGCCTTTGATGACTTCACCATTCAAGATGAGTCAGTCAGTCCAAGTGTTAAAGTTAACTCTGGCACCTTATGGGTACAACCTACCAATTATCGCCCGGTTGCTCCGTTAACATTGGCAGAAGCGACTGCACAGATTAAAGAGACCTTAACCAAGCAAAAAGCCAGTGAATTGGCATTGGTTGAAGCCAAGCGCATCATGGAAACGGTGAATGATAAAGGTATGTCTGCTGCCAGCGTTACCTTTAGTCCATTGGGTAAAATTAACCGTCAAAATCCACTGTTAACCACAGAGGAGAAGGCGATGGCATTTAGTCAAGACACCGAAGGCGATAAACTGTTGTCGGTCTCTGATATCACAGATACCGGTGCGACAGTATTGGTGCTAGGCTCTATTGATAAGGGCTCTATGAAAGATGTCCCACAAGCTGAGTTGGCACAAGTGATGTTTGATATGAGAGATACCCGCGGACAAGAGCAGTTCAGCGATTATATTGAATATCTACGTGTATCAACGCCTATTAAAGAGAACGAAGCTGTGATCAATGAGGTAGGCGGTCTTTAA
- a CDS encoding helix-turn-helix domain-containing protein — protein sequence MSNQLSSHNNPSPAIHEDLALGAVPRAPLRQHVQHAVEQYFIELEGQTPTNLYQTILQEVEKPLLEVVLAQTDGNQSKTALILGLNRGTLRKKMQLYGLM from the coding sequence ATGAGCAACCAACTATCTTCACACAATAACCCAAGCCCTGCCATCCATGAAGACCTGGCATTGGGTGCTGTACCTCGTGCCCCACTACGTCAACATGTTCAGCATGCCGTTGAGCAGTACTTTATTGAGCTTGAAGGACAAACCCCGACCAACTTGTATCAAACCATCTTACAAGAGGTTGAAAAGCCGTTATTAGAAGTGGTACTGGCTCAAACTGATGGCAATCAATCTAAAACAGCGTTAATACTTGGTTTAAATCGCGGCACATTAAGAAAGAAAATGCAGCTGTATGGCCTGATGTAA
- the iscA gene encoding iron-sulfur cluster assembly protein IscA produces MIELTERAAKHVTDYLENRGHGEGIRVGIRTSGCSGLAYVLEFVDEPNDVDVKYHSHGVNIFVDPKSKVYLDGLHMDYVTEGLNEGFKFTNPNQKGECGCGESFTV; encoded by the coding sequence ATGATTGAATTGACCGAACGTGCCGCAAAACACGTTACAGACTATCTAGAAAACCGTGGTCATGGTGAAGGCATTCGTGTGGGTATTCGCACCTCTGGATGTTCAGGGCTGGCCTATGTGTTAGAGTTTGTAGATGAGCCAAACGATGTCGACGTTAAATACCATAGCCATGGTGTTAATATCTTTGTTGACCCAAAAAGTAAAGTTTACTTAGATGGTCTGCACATGGATTATGTCACAGAAGGCTTAAACGAAGGCTTTAAGTTCACTAACCCTAACCAAAAGGGTGAATGTGGCTGTGGTGAGTCTTTCACTGTATAG
- a CDS encoding Rrf2 family transcriptional regulator produces the protein MRLTTRGRYAVTALLDLAIQDSESSSAVSLSDIAKRQSISISYLEQLFSKLRKAGLVTSTRGASGGYHLAKPLADIDVMTIITAVDESVNAMQCGGKGNCQGGAMCLTHDLWCALSKHIEQYLTNISLEQLLQMENVKDVSDRQQLIYDVATESSESKSNSNIIFSASEVNPA, from the coding sequence ATGCGCTTAACAACTAGAGGAAGATACGCCGTTACTGCGTTACTTGATTTGGCCATTCAAGATAGTGAGTCATCAAGTGCTGTCTCCTTATCTGATATTGCCAAACGTCAATCTATCTCTATCTCATATTTAGAACAATTATTTTCTAAATTACGTAAAGCGGGATTGGTCACCAGTACTCGCGGAGCATCTGGCGGTTATCACTTGGCCAAGCCTTTGGCAGACATCGACGTAATGACAATTATTACAGCAGTCGATGAATCTGTGAATGCCATGCAGTGTGGCGGCAAAGGCAACTGTCAAGGCGGCGCTATGTGCTTAACGCATGACTTATGGTGTGCCTTATCAAAGCATATCGAACAGTATCTAACCAATATCTCGTTAGAACAACTACTACAAATGGAAAACGTGAAAGATGTTTCTGATCGACAGCAACTTATTTATGATGTCGCCACAGAGTCGTCTGAATCAAAATCAAATTCGAATATAATATTTTCTGCCAGCGAGGTTAACCCAGCATGA
- the prmA gene encoding 50S ribosomal protein L11 methyltransferase, which yields MDWQQLHLQCAKQDVELAETLLLESGALSISLEDAGDQPLFEPLPGQSPLWDEVILTGLFSADNAQDIEALAQTIAVEVNASRVWTTALADTDWEREWMSHYVPIECTNNLWIVPKWMTPPNPDAINIMMDPGLAFGTGYHATTRLCLDWLTDQDLKDKVVIDYGCGSGILGIAALLLGAKQVYSVDIDPQAVLATKQNAERNQVNDQLEAFLPDDFAEAFSSGRIAQADIITANILAKPLMDLAPYLATLIKPAGGIVLAGLISEQLEDVKQAYSPWFNLDGHHSYEKQDDAHWHRLSGTLTVSPK from the coding sequence ATGGATTGGCAACAACTGCACCTACAATGTGCAAAACAAGACGTTGAACTGGCAGAAACCTTACTATTAGAATCAGGTGCGTTATCAATTAGCTTAGAAGATGCCGGTGACCAGCCGCTATTCGAACCGCTTCCTGGCCAATCCCCTCTTTGGGATGAGGTCATCTTAACCGGCCTGTTTAGCGCAGACAATGCTCAAGATATCGAAGCTTTAGCTCAGACTATTGCTGTTGAGGTTAATGCCAGTCGCGTATGGACCACTGCCCTAGCTGATACTGATTGGGAGCGTGAGTGGATGTCACATTACGTGCCGATTGAGTGCACTAATAATTTATGGATCGTACCAAAGTGGATGACACCGCCCAATCCTGATGCAATTAACATTATGATGGACCCAGGTCTGGCTTTCGGTACCGGATACCATGCCACTACCCGCTTATGTTTGGACTGGTTGACCGATCAAGACTTAAAAGACAAAGTGGTTATTGACTACGGCTGTGGCTCAGGAATCTTAGGTATTGCCGCGCTTTTACTCGGTGCTAAGCAAGTCTATAGTGTCGATATTGACCCTCAAGCGGTACTGGCAACCAAGCAAAATGCAGAGCGCAACCAAGTTAATGATCAGCTTGAAGCGTTTTTGCCTGACGACTTTGCCGAAGCATTCTCATCAGGACGCATTGCACAAGCAGACATCATTACTGCCAATATCTTAGCTAAACCATTAATGGATTTAGCTCCTTACTTAGCCACCTTAATTAAGCCTGCTGGCGGTATTGTATTGGCCGGCTTAATCTCTGAGCAATTAGAGGATGTCAAACAGGCCTACAGCCCATGGTTTAATTTAGATGGCCATCACAGCTATGAAAAGCAAGATGATGCACACTGGCATCGCTTATCTGGCACACTGACTGTATCGCCTAAGTAG